In Arachis stenosperma cultivar V10309 chromosome 1, arast.V10309.gnm1.PFL2, whole genome shotgun sequence, one DNA window encodes the following:
- the LOC130935654 gene encoding uncharacterized protein LOC130935654, which produces MESHSLVSKARTAFHSAAAKAERVIMDFKSDRDSADKQSGNDLRRLQQQQQEGQESVHNENDSKLRSELKNIKWRPPHIGIKQDWQDKINNLRKARKEVEDTDKVGDTNMACVPFYDENLYILNMKQYQEAKASEAIPTVEGLTVTAKEPIPPSSVLKQLAIAVEAGRKTNSMKDFLASSTSSSPGREKAGLSFSAVKALVMREKEDKLTSEFSSDEKVVHLIKSLFDPEGGLLSRKINMNPEETAITSLLRDIHGAPPESLVVKLAEVIGNFKTLRKMALFWCRVVAELKKHWSEEKYLPGVPLDDIPDLNSCLLYQQFQVINCCISRKMRHIIATESLESMMKEANSNIGRSDKYTDRAPTKPLLYAKLSTGELVLRLGAHCPSGDLTMLETGEPVYSPITQEGPLLTEDLIKETEEFVLRTGSVGAGCSQLLSDMQAFKAANPGCILEDFVRWHSPPDWTESEASVEDSDFFEGCESLSSRGQLSRRMQKEGNLWRELWETSKPVPAIKQAPLFDEDLAVEGILDIYEDMPPFELFGQLFVSLFGLGLAIAETMLTDNSDFSKMFNDCKDYVVSTCQSNRWSEKLDELVQVYETVEMMLVNPEEALKMTKQTDDSVLSTGELKSRFKKLSHIFGGKDKPKDQVNTDEKPIRQAFSNFFDSKSSLFSKKPPKPASLSPSQKSSSLESDWTLV; this is translated from the exons GATAAACAATCGGGGAACGATTTGAGGAGGctgcagcagcagcagcaggaGGGACAAGAATCTGTTCATAACGAGAACGATTCCAAG CTTCGCAGCGAATTGAAGAATATAAAGTGGAGACCTCCACATATAGGGATAAAGCAGGATTGGCAAGATAAAATTAACAACCTTCGAAAGGCGAGGAAAGAAGTCGAAGATACAGACAAAGTAGGAGATACAAACATGGCTTGTGTTCCATTTTATGATGAAAATCTGTACATCCTAAATATGAAACAATATCAGGAAGCCAAG GCTTCTGAAGCAATTCCAACGGTTGAAGGCTTAACTGTTACAGCAAAGGAACCCATTCCTCCATCATCTGTCCTGAAGCAATTGGCTATAGCAGTTGA GGCCGGAAGGAAAACGAACTCAATGAAAGATTTTCTAGCTTCATCAACAAGTTCTTCACCTGGCAGAGAGAAGGCAGGCTTAAGTTTCTCTGCTGTTAAGGCTTTAGTGATGCGTGAAAAGGAAGACAAACTTACCTCTGAGTTTAGCAGCGATGAGAAAGTTGTGCATTTGATTAAGTCTCTGTTTGATCCAG AGGGAGGGCTCCTTAGCAGGAAAATCAACATGAATCCCGAGGAAACTGCTATAACATCTTTACTAAGAGATATTCATGGTGCTCCTCCTGAAAGCCTAGTTGTTAAGTTGGCAGAAGTTATTGGAAACTTTAAGACCCTCCGAAAAATGGCTCTTTTTTGGTGCAGAGTTGTTGCTGAA CTGAAGAAACATTGgtctgaagaaaaatatttacccGGAGTTCCTCTAGATGACATTCCAGATTTAAACTCATGTCTTCTATATCAGCAATTTCAAGTAATCAATTGTTGCATCTCTCGGAAAATGCGCCATATTATTGCCACCGAATCCCTGGAGTCTATGATGAAAGAGGCCAATTCAAATATTGGAAGATCTGACAAATATACCGACAGAGCTCCCACAAAGCCTTTATTATATGCTAAATTAAGTACTGGGGAGCTTGTTCTTCGACTTGGTGCTCATTGCCCATCTGGAGATCTGACAATGCTAGAAACTGGCGAGCCTGTGTACTCTCCTATCACCCAG GAAGGACCCTTGCTTACAGAAGATCTGATCAAAGAAACTGAGGAGTTTGTGCTGCGGACAGGGAG TGTTGGTGCTGGTTGCTCTCAACTTCTCTCTGATATGCAAGCTTTCAAG GCTGCAAATCCTGGTTGTATTCTGGAAGATTTTGTAAGATGGCACTCTCCACCTGATTGGACAGAAAGTGAGGCAAGTGTCGAGGATAGTGATTTTTTTGAGGGCTGCGAGTCGTTGTCTTCTAGAGGACAGCTAAGTCGGCGAATGCAGAAAGAAG GAAATTTGTGGCGTGAATTGTGGGAAACATCTAAGCCAGTACCAGCCATTAAACAGGCACCTCTCTTTGATGAGGATTTGGCAGT GGAGGGCATACTCGATATATATGAGGACATGCCGCCTTTTGAGCTTTTTGGACAACTGTTTGTTTCATTA TTTGGTTTAGGGCTTGCAATAGCAGAAACTATGCTGACTGATAACAGTGACTTTTCAAAGATGTTCAATGACTGCAAGGATTATGTGGTTAGCACTTGTCAAAGCAACAGATGGAGTGAGAAACTTGATGAACTTGTTCAG GTCTATGAAACAGTGGAGATGATGTTGGTGAATCCAGAGGAAGCACTAAAGATGACAAAACAGACAGATGATTCAGTTCTGAGCACTGGTGAACTTAAGAGCCGGTTTAAGAAGCTTAGCCATATCTTTGGTGGGAAAGATAAACCAAAAGATCAGGTAAACACTGATGAAAAGCCGATTCGACAagctttttcaaatttcttcgACAGCAAGTCATCTTTATTTTCAAAGAAGCCCCCAAAACCAGCAAGCCTATCACCTTCCCAGAAATCTTCCTCTCTGGAAAGTGATTGGACATTGGTTTAG
- the LOC130965488 gene encoding glycine-rich cell wall structural protein, translating to MASTSRVLLLVLLGALVCTIGATRKLGNEKNSFGDEKNFVFHRPGFGGGLGGGGGGGFGGGGGGGLGGGAGGGFGGGAGAGGGAGGGLGGGGGGGFGGGGGGGVGGGSGFGGGAGFGAGGGAGGGGGGGFGGGGGGGLGGGAGAGGGLVVELVVVLVLDFHENFESMHVSIQRFNYVNHTLFL from the coding sequence aTGGCTTCTACTTCTAgggttcttcttcttgtgcTTCTTGGTGCCCTTGTTTGCACCATTGGTGCAACAAGGAAGCTTGGAAATGAGAAGAATTCGTTTGGTGATGAGAAGAATTTCGTCTTCCATCGTCCAGGGTTTGGTGGTGGTCTTGGAGGAGGAGGTGGAGGTGGTTTTGGAGGCGGTGGAGGAGGAGGCTTAGGCGGCGGCGCAGGAGGCGGCTTTGGAGGGGGTGCAGGTGCTGGTGGTGGAGCTGGAGGAGGCCTTGGTGGCGGTGGTGGTGGAGGGTtcggtggtggtggtggaggaggCGTTGGCGGCGGTTCAGGGTTCGGAGGAGGAGCCGGGTTCGGTGCAGGTGGTGGAGCTGGAggaggtggtggtggaggaTTTGGAGGAGGTGGCGGAGGTGGCCTCGGTGGCGGAGCCGGAGCTGGTGGAGGGTTGGTGGTGGAGCTGGTGGTGGTGCTGGTGCTGGATTTCCATGAAAACTTTGAGTCCATGCATGTTTCCATTCAAAGATTTAATTATGTAAACCATACATTATTTTTATAA